In the genome of Paenibacillus sp. GP183, the window GCTGAAATTAGCCGATACGCATACTGCCGTTACTTTAACAAACAAAAAAGGAGTCTTGACGAATCAATCCAATATACCTTCTGGATACAACTGCTTTTGTTTTACTACAAAATAGAGGTTGTCTGCTCTCGCCTTCTAAACAATTATTACGCGCATCCAGAGCATATTAACAATGATAATGCTTTGTCAAAAGGTACTCCTTTCTTAATAAAGCATTCAATTTGCTCATAACTGAATACCGTCAGCGTAAGGAAGGTCGCTCAGCAAGACGCGGGGTTGCGATATCTACTGCATGCTATGGAACACGGTGTATCGTTCATCGTTCGCAAGATCAGTCTTTTTACGTTTCTTTTGTTTTACTAATGAAATAATAACCGCTAGTATAGCTAAAAATGACAAGATGATCGACAAGTATACCAGCAGTAGTATGGATTTTTCATGCACCCCACTAGTCGGCAGCGGCAATTCCCCACCAGCCGTAAGGCTGTTTTTTGCCGTTCCAGCAGCTTTTGGGGTTACACTGGTTACCGATGCCGGTTTGTCTGATCCGGGTGCACCAGTCCACTCAACAACGGTTCCATCTTTGTAGGTCTGATACGCCTTCCATGCAATTGTCGTTGTGGAGTCCGCAACCTTACCTTGCATGTTAAATTCGCCAAATTCGGTTGGACCCAGTCCCGCATCCATGGCCGTCCAGACGACGCTTGTGATTTTACCCGATGCATCTTTCACGATATCGTATTTCCAACCTGCTTTTGGCTCGAACTTTGTAATATCGACATCGATAGGAATTTTAATCTCTACCTTCACCGTTGGGACTTCCTTTTCCGTAGGTACGCGAACAGTAAACTTTTCATAACTGCCTTGTACAGCTTCTTTTGGATAAACGGTAACATGCGCGTTTGCAATAGAGCCGAAACTTAGTGTAAAGATCATGGCCAACAGTAAACCAATCCATTTTTTCATGACAAACTTCCCTGCCTTCTAATGTATTGTAAAATCCTTTATGAAGACTGTTTCATTATCGTCCACATCCATAACGCGAATTTCCGAGGCCCAAACCCCGGCGAATGGAAGAAAGGGGCCGTCGCACGCATATAATAATTGTTCGCCAGTTAGACGATCTGTAGACAAAGGCACCTGGATGGGGCCGATTTCATTGGTCTTCGATTTTATTTTCAACTCGACGTTTTTGATCTTTATTGATTGGTTCGTTTTCGCTTCCACAATAAAATGGTTCATTCCGGGCATGTTGGGCGTAATCGTTAGCTTTACGGCAATGTTATCCCGAGACTCCGACCAAATGACAGGCTGATTTTGGGGAACCGGATTCAAGACGGTCAAAACACCGACAATCCCTACAATCGAAGCCATTAAACTAAAATCCGCTTTAAGCCAAAATGCGAAGCGGCGCGCCATTTTCTTTTTCATAAAAAAACGAAGGAGACCTGCGGAGGCAACAACTAAAAAAATGATGAAGATTTTCGCTAACAGCAATAAGCCCCAATCTGTGAAAAGAATATCTTGCAAGTTGGGCAGGAAAATTAACGTTGAAATGGT includes:
- a CDS encoding YcnI family protein: MKKWIGLLLAMIFTLSFGSIANAHVTVYPKEAVQGSYEKFTVRVPTEKEVPTVKVEIKIPIDVDITKFEPKAGWKYDIVKDASGKITSVVWTAMDAGLGPTEFGEFNMQGKVADSTTTIAWKAYQTYKDGTVVEWTGAPGSDKPASVTSVTPKAAGTAKNSLTAGGELPLPTSGVHEKSILLLVYLSIILSFLAILAVIISLVKQKKRKKTDLANDERYTVFHSMQ